The genomic stretch CGACCATTCCTTCTATCAAAAGTTTTTCATTGGAATTTTTGATTCCTGCGGGAACGCCATTAATAATTAAAGAATTTTTGCCAAACACGGCCAAATCAAAACCCATTAAAGCTAGGTGCGGTAGCAGGTCATGCACAATTACAAAATCGCTAGGTTGCAAATCGACCAACTGTGGAAACAAACGTTCTTGTGTAGGAATCTGTTGTCCATTGGCTGAACGCAGATACTTTTCATACAATATTCTTTCATGTGCTTTTTCTTGGTCTATAATATACAATTCGTCACCTGTTTGTGCCAATATATATTTACGGTTCACTTGCCAAATACTGTCGGCAGCAGGGGCAGGCTTTCTTATAATAGTTTCTGGAGTTGAACTCTTGCCCACAAACTCTTGATTCAAACTTGCTTGCTCTGCTTCAAATCGTTCACTAAAACTACTTTTGCCATCAACCTCAAATATCTTTTTCCAATCGCCCCTGCTATTATTAGTACTTCTCGATTGTCCTCCAGGATTGAATCCCACATTTGTATCAATTTTGGGCTGTGTGGCATACATGCCAGGCTTTACCGTAAATGCAGCCATATTAAAATCTGCTTCGGGTACTTGTATATGATCGCCCAAAGCTTTGCGAGAAACGGCATGCAAAAACTGATATATAATACGTTCGTCTTCAAACTTTATTTCTGTTTTTTGAGGATGTACATTCACATCAATACTTTGTGGAGCAACAGAAAAAAAGAATACATAAAATGGAAATACATCTTTCGGTATTAGTTCTTTGTAGGCCGATGATATCGCATGGTTTAAATAACCATCACGAAAAAATCTATTATTTACAAATAAGTATTGCTCACCTCTAGTTTTCTTTGCCACTTGCGGCACACCCACAAAACCTCTGATAGAAGCCACACTGGTAATTTCTTCTACATATAATATTTCATCAGCTTTTTTATCGGCAAATACCTCAAGAACTCGCTGTTCCAATGTTCCTTTTTTTAATTTGAACATCTCATTGCCATTATTATAAAACTCAAAAGCAATATCGGGATGTGGCAATGCCACACGCAAAAACTCATCTATAATATATTTTGTTTCAACTGGATTTGATTTGAGAAATTGCCTACGTGCCGGAACATTATAAAACAAATTCTTCACCGTAATACTTGTGCCTGCATTTCCATTTACTGCTTCTACCGATTTCACTTCCGAACCTTCTATCATAATCTCCGTAGCCACTTCATCAGTATGGCGGCGTGTACGCATTTCGGTATGAGCGATTGCTGCAATCGATGCCAAAGCTTCACCTCTAAATCCCTTAGTATTCAGTTTAAATAAATCATCGGCACTTGAAATTTTGGAAGTAGCGTGTCGTTCCCAACTCATGCGGGCATCGGTTTCGCTCATTCCCGCACCATCATCTATAACTTGTATTAGGGTGCGGCCACCATCTTTTATATGCAATATAATAGTTTGGCTTCCCGCATCCACGGCGTTCTCCAGCAGTTCCTTCACTACCGACGCAGGACGTTGTATTACCTCGCCGGCAGCAATTTGGTTTGCCACATGCTCAGGTAATAGTTTTATGATATCAGCCATTGCCGCAAAGATAATTTGATTTGGGGGCTAAAAAGCTTAGTGGATATATATTGTATTTTTTGTGGGTAATAAGTTTGACGAAATCTAGTAAATAAGTCTCTTAAAAGGTCGTCCCTACAGGACTTTAGGCTGTTCCTTTGTTTTTTTTACCAAAAGGTCACCCCGCAGGGGTTTTAATACTCAAATTACAAGTCACATGGGGACGAACTTTTGGTAAAATTGTATATATATACTAGAAGTCCCATCGGGACGGCCTTTAAAAGGAGACAGCAAATCCAGATATATAGGGGATTTAGAACAATTACTTCAACAAGTCCTTATATTCCTTCAAATGCTCTTTCAACTTTTCTATTACAACTTCAATAGGTTCATCACTCTCGCCACCTGAGGCATTAAAGTGACCACCACCATTAAAATATTTGCGGGCAAATTCATTACATGGAAAAGTTCCTTTACCTCTGAAAGACATTTTTACTTTCACCCTGCGGTCGATAACCAATATAGCG from Bacteroidota bacterium encodes the following:
- the mutL gene encoding DNA mismatch repair endonuclease MutL, with protein sequence MADIIKLLPEHVANQIAAGEVIQRPASVVKELLENAVDAGSQTIILHIKDGGRTLIQVIDDGAGMSETDARMSWERHATSKISSADDLFKLNTKGFRGEALASIAAIAHTEMRTRRHTDEVATEIMIEGSEVKSVEAVNGNAGTSITVKNLFYNVPARRQFLKSNPVETKYIIDEFLRVALPHPDIAFEFYNNGNEMFKLKKGTLEQRVLEVFADKKADEILYVEEITSVASIRGFVGVPQVAKKTRGEQYLFVNNRFFRDGYLNHAISSAYKELIPKDVFPFYVFFFSVAPQSIDVNVHPQKTEIKFEDERIIYQFLHAVSRKALGDHIQVPEADFNMAAFTVKPGMYATQPKIDTNVGFNPGGQSRSTNNSRGDWKKIFEVDGKSSFSERFEAEQASLNQEFVGKSSTPETIIRKPAPAADSIWQVNRKYILAQTGDELYIIDQEKAHERILYEKYLRSANGQQIPTQERLFPQLVDLQPSDFVIVHDLLPHLALMGFDLAVFGKNSLIINGVPAGIKNSNEKLLIEGMVDDFKQTQTQAKGDRLDILARSIARKTGVKQDEELSAIEMASLFNDLFQCENPYFDIAGKRTVKILSPTDMEKLFV